One region of Miscanthus floridulus cultivar M001 chromosome 19, ASM1932011v1, whole genome shotgun sequence genomic DNA includes:
- the LOC136528884 gene encoding UDP-glycosyltransferase 72B3-like, which yields METGPPHVAMLATPGMGHLIPLAELAKRLASRHGATATLITFASTASATQRALLASLPPSVASRPLPPVDLSDLPRDAAIETLMSEECARSLPALTRILSELRETTRLVAFVADQFGMDSFDAARDAGVSTRCLFMPMNLHALSLVLRLPDLAASVAGEFRDLAEPVRLPGCVPVPGSDIPSPLQDRSNPSYMVMVHLAKRYREADAILVNSFDAVEPEVAQVLRQPEPGRPPVYPIGPLIRQSGAIPPSFPRAACLEWLDRQPARSVIFVSFGSAGALPKEQMHQLALGLELSGQRFLWVVRSPSDEGTLSDNYYNNAESNKDPFAYLPEGFLERTKDVGLLVPSWAPQTQVLAHTATGGFLTHCGWNSTLESLVHGVPMLAWPLFAEQRLNAVMLAEGAGAAIRLPERKDKETIASVVRELMVGEGKGAMVRVKVAQLHKAAAEGLREGGAATTALDEVVDKWEAEAN from the coding sequence CACCCAGCGCGCGCTCCTGGCGTCCCTGCCGCCCTCCGTCGCCTCGCGCCCGCTCCCGCCGGTGGACCTCTCCGACCTGCCCCGCGACGCCGCCATCGAGACGCTCATGTCCGAGGAGTGCGCGCGCTCCCTGCCCGCGCTCACGCGCATCCTCTCGGAGCTCAGGGAGACCACCCGCCTCGTCgcgttcgtcgccgaccagttcggGATGGACTCGTTCGACGCCGCGCGCGACGCCGGCGTGAGCACGCGCTGCCTCTTCATGCCCATGAACCTGCACGCGCTCTCGCTCGTTCTCCGCCTCCCGGACCTCGCGGCGTCTGTCGCCGGCGAGTTCCGGGACCTCGCCGAGCCGGTGCGCCTGCCCGGCTGCGTGCCCGTCCCGGGGTCGGACATACCCTCGCCGCTCCAGGACAGGTCCAACCCTTCCTACATGGTGATGGTGCACCTCGCCAAGCGCTACCGTGAGGCTGATGCCATCCTCGTCAACTCCTTCGACGCCGTCGAGCCTGAGGTTGCCCAGGTGCTCCGCCAGCCAGAGCCCGGCCGGCCGCCTGTGTACCCTATCGGCCCGCTGATACGGCAGTCCGGAGCGATTCCACCATCGTTTCCGCGTGCGGCGTGCCTGGAGTGGCTCGACCGGCAGCCGGCCAGGTCGGTCATCTTCGTCTCGTTCGGCTCCGCCGGCGCGTTGCCAAAGGAGCAGATGCACCAGCTCGCGCTTGGCCTGGAGCTCAGCGGGCAGCGCTTCCTCTGGGTGGTGCGCAGCCCCAGCGACGAGGGCACGCTCAGCGACAACTACTACAATAATGCAGAGAGCAACAAGGACCCCTTCGCCTACCTCCCGGAAGGATTCCTGGAGAGGACAAAGGACGTGGGTCTCCTGGTGCCGTCGTGGGCACCGCAGACACAGGTGCTTGCCCACACGGCCACCGGAGGCTTCCTGACGCATTGTGGGTGGAACTCCACGCTAGAGAGCCTGGTGCACGGCGTGCCGATGCTGGCGTGGCCGTTGTTCGCCGAGCAGCGGCTAAACGCGGTGATGCTGGCGGAGGGGGCAGGAGCTGCGATACGGCTGCCCGAGCGGAAGGATAAGGAGACCATCGCatcggtggtgagggagctgatGGTAGGGGAAGGGAAAGGAGCCATGGTGCGGGTGAAGGTGGCCCAGCTGCACAAGGCTGCGGCAGAGGGACTCCGTGAGGGTGGTGCCGCCACGACGGCACTTGATGAGGTGGTGGACAAGTGGGAGGCAGAAGCGAACTAG